Proteins from a single region of Symphalangus syndactylus isolate Jambi chromosome 12, NHGRI_mSymSyn1-v2.1_pri, whole genome shotgun sequence:
- the CD84 gene encoding SLAM family member 5 isoform X1, whose protein sequence is MAQHHLWILLLCLQTWPEAAGKDSEILTVNGILGESVTFPVNIQEPRQVNVIAWTSKTSVAYVKPGDSETAPIVTVTHRNYYERIHALGPNYNLVISDLRMEDAGDYKADINTQTDPYTTTKLYNLQVYRRLGKPKITQSLMASVNSTCNVTLTCSVEKEEKNVTYNWSPLGEEGNVLQIFQTPEDQELTYTCTAQNPVSNNSDSISAGQLCADIAMGFRTHHTGLLSVLAMFSLLVLILSSVFLFHLFKRRQGRIFPEGSCLNTFTKNPYAASKKTIYTYITASRNTQPAESRIYDEILQSKVLPSKEEPVNTVYSEVQFTDKMGKSSTQDSKPPATSSYEIVI, encoded by the exons GGCCGGAAGCAGCTGGAAAAGACTCAGAAATCCTCACAGTGAATGGGATTCTGGGAGAGTCAGTTACTTTCCCTGTAAATATCCAAGAACCACGGCAAGTTAATGTCATTGCTTGGACTTCTAAAACATCTGTTGCTTATGTAAAACCGGGAGACTCAGAAACAGCACCCATAGTTACTGTGACCCACAGAAATTATTATGAACGGATACATGCCTTAGGTCCGAACTACAATCTGGTCATTAGCGATCTGAGGATGGAAGACGCAGGAGACTACAAAGCAGACATAAATACACAGACTGATCCCTACACCACCACCAAGCTCTACAACCTGCAAGTCTATC GTCGGCTGGGGAAACCAAAAATTACACAGAGTTTAATGGCATCTGTGAACAGCACCTGTAATGTCACACTGACATGCTctgtagagaaagaagaaaagaatgtgacATACAATTGGAGTCCCCTGGGAGAAGAGGGTAATGTCCTTCAAATCTTCCAGACTCCTGAGGACCAAGAGCTGACTTACACGTGTACAGCCCAGAACCCTGTCAGCAACAATTCTGACTCCATCTCTGCCGGGCAGCTCTGTGCAG ACATCGCAATGGGCTTCCGTACTCACCACACCGGGTTGCTGAGCGTGCTGGCTATGTTCTCTCTGCTTGTTCTCATTCTGTCTTCAGTGTTTTTGTTCCATTTGTTCAAGAGAAGACAAGGTAGGATTTTCCCAGAAG GTTCCTGCTTGAACACCTTCACTAAGAACCCTT atgCTGCCTCAAAGAAaaccatatacacatatatcacgGCTTCAAGGAACACCCAGCCAGCAGAGTCCAGAATCTATGATGAAATCCTGCAGTCCAAG GTGCTTCCCTCCAAGGAAGAGCCAGTGAACACAGTTTATTCTGAAGTGCAGTTCACTGATAAG ATGGGGAAATCCAGCACACAGGACAGTAAACCCCCTGCAACTTCAAGCTATGAAATTGTGATCTAG
- the CD84 gene encoding SLAM family member 5 isoform X3 yields MAQHHLWILLLCLQTWPEAAGKDSEILTVNGILGESVTFPVNIQEPRQVNVIAWTSKTSVAYVKPGDSETAPIVTVTHRNYYERIHALGPNYNLVISDLRMEDAGDYKADINTQTDPYTTTKLYNLQVYRRLGKPKITQSLMASVNSTCNVTLTCSVEKEEKNVTYNWSPLGEEGNVLQIFQTPEDQELTYTCTAQNPVSNNSDSISAGQLCADIAMGFRTHHTGLLSVLAMFSLLVLILSSVFLFHLFKRRQDAASKKTIYTYITASRNTQPAESRIYDEILQSKVLPSKEEPVNTVYSEVQFTDKMGKSSTQDSKPPATSSYEIVI; encoded by the exons GGCCGGAAGCAGCTGGAAAAGACTCAGAAATCCTCACAGTGAATGGGATTCTGGGAGAGTCAGTTACTTTCCCTGTAAATATCCAAGAACCACGGCAAGTTAATGTCATTGCTTGGACTTCTAAAACATCTGTTGCTTATGTAAAACCGGGAGACTCAGAAACAGCACCCATAGTTACTGTGACCCACAGAAATTATTATGAACGGATACATGCCTTAGGTCCGAACTACAATCTGGTCATTAGCGATCTGAGGATGGAAGACGCAGGAGACTACAAAGCAGACATAAATACACAGACTGATCCCTACACCACCACCAAGCTCTACAACCTGCAAGTCTATC GTCGGCTGGGGAAACCAAAAATTACACAGAGTTTAATGGCATCTGTGAACAGCACCTGTAATGTCACACTGACATGCTctgtagagaaagaagaaaagaatgtgacATACAATTGGAGTCCCCTGGGAGAAGAGGGTAATGTCCTTCAAATCTTCCAGACTCCTGAGGACCAAGAGCTGACTTACACGTGTACAGCCCAGAACCCTGTCAGCAACAATTCTGACTCCATCTCTGCCGGGCAGCTCTGTGCAG ACATCGCAATGGGCTTCCGTACTCACCACACCGGGTTGCTGAGCGTGCTGGCTATGTTCTCTCTGCTTGTTCTCATTCTGTCTTCAGTGTTTTTGTTCCATTTGTTCAAGAGAAGACAAG atgCTGCCTCAAAGAAaaccatatacacatatatcacgGCTTCAAGGAACACCCAGCCAGCAGAGTCCAGAATCTATGATGAAATCCTGCAGTCCAAG GTGCTTCCCTCCAAGGAAGAGCCAGTGAACACAGTTTATTCTGAAGTGCAGTTCACTGATAAG ATGGGGAAATCCAGCACACAGGACAGTAAACCCCCTGCAACTTCAAGCTATGAAATTGTGATCTAG
- the CD84 gene encoding SLAM family member 5 isoform X2 translates to MAQHHLWILLLCLQTWPEAAGKDSEILTVNGILGESVTFPVNIQEPRQVNVIAWTSKTSVAYVKPGDSETAPIVTVTHRNYYERIHALGPNYNLVISDLRMEDAGDYKADINTQTDPYTTTKLYNLQVYRRLGKPKITQSLMASVNSTCNVTLTCSVEKEEKNVTYNWSPLGEEGNVLQIFQTPEDQELTYTCTAQNPVSNNSDSISAGQLCADIAMGFRTHHTGLLSVLAMFSLLVLILSSVFLFHLFKRRQGSCLNTFTKNPYAASKKTIYTYITASRNTQPAESRIYDEILQSKVLPSKEEPVNTVYSEVQFTDKMGKSSTQDSKPPATSSYEIVI, encoded by the exons GGCCGGAAGCAGCTGGAAAAGACTCAGAAATCCTCACAGTGAATGGGATTCTGGGAGAGTCAGTTACTTTCCCTGTAAATATCCAAGAACCACGGCAAGTTAATGTCATTGCTTGGACTTCTAAAACATCTGTTGCTTATGTAAAACCGGGAGACTCAGAAACAGCACCCATAGTTACTGTGACCCACAGAAATTATTATGAACGGATACATGCCTTAGGTCCGAACTACAATCTGGTCATTAGCGATCTGAGGATGGAAGACGCAGGAGACTACAAAGCAGACATAAATACACAGACTGATCCCTACACCACCACCAAGCTCTACAACCTGCAAGTCTATC GTCGGCTGGGGAAACCAAAAATTACACAGAGTTTAATGGCATCTGTGAACAGCACCTGTAATGTCACACTGACATGCTctgtagagaaagaagaaaagaatgtgacATACAATTGGAGTCCCCTGGGAGAAGAGGGTAATGTCCTTCAAATCTTCCAGACTCCTGAGGACCAAGAGCTGACTTACACGTGTACAGCCCAGAACCCTGTCAGCAACAATTCTGACTCCATCTCTGCCGGGCAGCTCTGTGCAG ACATCGCAATGGGCTTCCGTACTCACCACACCGGGTTGCTGAGCGTGCTGGCTATGTTCTCTCTGCTTGTTCTCATTCTGTCTTCAGTGTTTTTGTTCCATTTGTTCAAGAGAAGACAAG GTTCCTGCTTGAACACCTTCACTAAGAACCCTT atgCTGCCTCAAAGAAaaccatatacacatatatcacgGCTTCAAGGAACACCCAGCCAGCAGAGTCCAGAATCTATGATGAAATCCTGCAGTCCAAG GTGCTTCCCTCCAAGGAAGAGCCAGTGAACACAGTTTATTCTGAAGTGCAGTTCACTGATAAG ATGGGGAAATCCAGCACACAGGACAGTAAACCCCCTGCAACTTCAAGCTATGAAATTGTGATCTAG
- the CD84 gene encoding SLAM family member 5 isoform X4, whose protein sequence is MAQHHLWILLLCLQTCRLGKPKITQSLMASVNSTCNVTLTCSVEKEEKNVTYNWSPLGEEGNVLQIFQTPEDQELTYTCTAQNPVSNNSDSISAGQLCADIAMGFRTHHTGLLSVLAMFSLLVLILSSVFLFHLFKRRQDAASKKTIYTYITASRNTQPAESRIYDEILQSKVLPSKEEPVNTVYSEVQFTDKMGKSSTQDSKPPATSSYEIVI, encoded by the exons GTCGGCTGGGGAAACCAAAAATTACACAGAGTTTAATGGCATCTGTGAACAGCACCTGTAATGTCACACTGACATGCTctgtagagaaagaagaaaagaatgtgacATACAATTGGAGTCCCCTGGGAGAAGAGGGTAATGTCCTTCAAATCTTCCAGACTCCTGAGGACCAAGAGCTGACTTACACGTGTACAGCCCAGAACCCTGTCAGCAACAATTCTGACTCCATCTCTGCCGGGCAGCTCTGTGCAG ACATCGCAATGGGCTTCCGTACTCACCACACCGGGTTGCTGAGCGTGCTGGCTATGTTCTCTCTGCTTGTTCTCATTCTGTCTTCAGTGTTTTTGTTCCATTTGTTCAAGAGAAGACAAG atgCTGCCTCAAAGAAaaccatatacacatatatcacgGCTTCAAGGAACACCCAGCCAGCAGAGTCCAGAATCTATGATGAAATCCTGCAGTCCAAG GTGCTTCCCTCCAAGGAAGAGCCAGTGAACACAGTTTATTCTGAAGTGCAGTTCACTGATAAG ATGGGGAAATCCAGCACACAGGACAGTAAACCCCCTGCAACTTCAAGCTATGAAATTGTGATCTAG